A window of the Bombina bombina isolate aBomBom1 chromosome 3, aBomBom1.pri, whole genome shotgun sequence genome harbors these coding sequences:
- the LOC128652603 gene encoding olfactory receptor-like protein COR6: MLLQQTLATEYLYIKNKTSFRHFILLGLTSDTNLKLCLFFLFLFMYILTVIENIGIITLFTTTPRLQTPMYFFLSHLSFSDLCYSSVISPKLLDILMENQFISYSGCIMQLFIFTIFGILQCLILSVMAYDRSVAVSKPLFYNLIMTDNVCKRLIAVCYTIAVLFSLLNTLYTLSLSFCNAIQINHFYCDYIPLLQLACSDTFTNLMVIFITVSSISSISIGTIIMSYGYIIFTVFGIRSKQRRYKVFYTCSSHLTTVSIFYGTVFFMYIRPASKYFTDEDKVVAVFYTVAIPFLNPIIYSMRNKDLQSAFNKNVGKWN, encoded by the coding sequence atgctgctgcagcagaCTCTCGCAACAgaatatttatacataaaaaacaaaacttcctttagacATTTCATTCTCCTAGGACTCACCAGTGATACAAATCTTAAACTGTGTCTCTTTTTCCTATTTTTGTTTATGTATATTCTCACTGTTATTGAGAATATAGGCATTATAACACTGTTCACCACAACCCCCCGTTTACAAACGCCTATGTATTTCTTCCTTAGTCATTTGTCATTTTCAGATCTTTGTTATTCATCTGTTATTAGTCCAAAGCTGTTAGATATATTAATGGAAAATCAATTTATTTCGTACTCCGGCTGCATAATGCagctttttatttttactatattcGGTATATTACAATGTCTTATATTGTCAGTGATGGCGTATGATCGCAGTGTGGCAGTGAGTAAACCATTGTTTTATAACCTAATAATGACTGATAATGTGTGCAAAAGATTAATAGCAGTTTGTTATACTATTGCAGTTTTATTCTCTCTTCTAAATACCTTATATACTCTAAGTCTATCATTCTGCAATGCCATACAAATAAACCACTTTTACTGTGATTATATCCCTCTGTTACAACTTGCCTGCTCAGATACATTTACAAATCTGATGGTCATATTTATAACGGTGTCTAGCATCAGTAGTATTTCCATAGGTACTATTATCATGTCTTATGGTTACattatttttacagtttttggTATTCGCTCAAAGCAGAGAAGGTACAAAGTATTCTATACATGTTCATCCCATCTGACAACTGTATCTATCTTTTATGGAacagtattttttatgtatattcgcCCAGCATCTAAATATTTTACTGATGAAGACAAAGTAGTAGCTGTGTTTTACACCGTAGCAATCCCATTTTTAAATCCTATCATTTACAGCATGAGGAATAAGGATTTGCAAAGTGCTTTTAATAAAAATGTGGGAAAATGGAATTGA